TCGACTGTTGCGGGCGATTCAGTGAAGCGTTCAGGTCAAACAGTTCAAAATAAAAATCAGCATAAACGACCGCAAAAAGGGCAGGTACTGACTCAACATACGGGTCTACCACCTCGTGAGACAGGTGAAAAGAGACCATTTGGTGGTAAAAGTAAACCAAAATCAAAAGCTCGTGGATAACGATAAAAAAGGCTCTGTTTAAGAGCCTTTTTTATTTTTAAAGTGAGTGGATAAATCATATGGTGAGATTTCTGAGCATTTTTTATGTAAAAAGTGTAATGAAAAATGATAAATCCTAAAAATCTGACGAGCTGCACTTGATTGTTGCTGAGTCTGTGTTTATAAATAATGTGAGGGTGGCTAAATTTAAGCCAAGCTTGATAACTACAAGTGAAATTACTAAGTGAACCTTTTAAAGAACGGCTGTGTCGTTATCAATTAAAACAAAGCGTGATCTAGCAAAATCATTATAAAAAACTTAAAGGATGGACCCATGTACTATTTAATTACAATCTTATTACTATTTTTGACCGTTGTTATGGCGGCGAAAAGCCTCTCAAGAAAGCATCAACAAGACAGTGCTTTAAAGCGCCGTGCCGTGTTAAGTAGTCATGAACAAATGACATTAACTCGTTTACAGACAGTATTGCCTAAATTTACTGTGTTAGCTCATGTTTCATTTGATGCATTATTAACAACGAAATATGCTCACACTCGTCGCAAATATCAAAATATGACAGCTGACTTTGTTGTGCTTGATCAAAATTATCAGGTTGTTGTAGTGGTTATGCTTGAGGAAAGTGGTTTACGCCGAGCACATCAACAATATGAACGCCGTTTA
The window above is part of the Acinetobacter baumannii genome. Proteins encoded here:
- a CDS encoding DUF2726 domain-containing protein, which produces MYYLITILLLFLTVVMAAKSLSRKHQQDSALKRRAVLSSHEQMTLTRLQTVLPKFTVLAHVSFDALLTTKYAHTRRKYQNMTADFVVLDQNYQVVVVVMLEESGLRRAHQQYERRLLQLAGYRVLSYSTVPDYHELRRDLLTPESEMATLHATPQLERISNAFVKS